The following is a genomic window from Garra rufa chromosome 4, GarRuf1.0, whole genome shotgun sequence.
TCTGATCCTCATGAACTGTCCAGCTCTACAGAAACTAGTGATATTACTGAAGAGTTTAATGTGATTGTAGTAATGGAACAGGCCTCATTCTATAATTAGAGCTTCATTTAGAAGTTGACAATGTGAGGAAAACCTTTTCCTTTTGCCCAAAAGCCCAAACATGACCTGACAGATCTGAAAGTAGAAATGAAGGAATAATAAGTGCTCCTCTGCTGCCATCTCCTGGTTATTCTGgcaattattgtattatttaaaaatagttttcTATGTAAGTGTTTATTCACCACAGTATATTGTGTGTGAGATCTTGACAGTCGTTGAATCACAAacactaatgctgccttcaagtgGAACTGAGATGATCCTGCTTAAACTCTTCATTTGTTAATATATCATAGTACACACTAAATTAGTGACACTAGTCCAAAAGTGGCATAAACACAATTGTTGCAATATTTTAAACCCCCAAATCATCTTCTGAGCTGAGAGCAATGGAAACAACTCATTTCAATTAATGATGCAACAATAAGAGAAATATTTCTTTTACATAAACAGTGAAATGTGAATGGCCAAATTTCATTAGTTTTTTCACTTTCTTTAAAAGCACTATACCAACATTTTCCTGCTATTTGTGTTGAAGTATGTTAATATTTACTGAATCAAAACACCAGCTTATGGAACAAAAACAATGAGACATTTGAGCCACTAGAGGGCCGTATGTGTAACGCCTCGAGAGAAGCTCAAATGAATGGGGGACTGGCAATTAAATTGCCGGCAACAAAACGTGCTCAAAGTTTAGCATAGACACTGCTCAAATGGTGTTAATTTTATTTCtccaggtcttaaaaagtcttacattttaaaaatccttcagataCTTTGACCTGCTCCAGTTCATTGTTGATCAAGTTTGTATAAATGGTGATGTTTTAGCTGGGGTTGAAATGCTTTCAGAAGCTGTGGCTTTCTTCTCCAAACTAAGCTCTGTTGTAGGTCTTTCTCTGTTGATCaatttaaatatttcattaaaAGTTTATCTGAAAAACGTTGTGGATAAATTAGCATCACAGCTCTCCTCATTAATCTTACTTGTATTTTCCACAGTCAACAGCATTAGACCTTGCCCATTTAAAAGGGAAAATGTGATTGACTGATTTTCCCGTTATTTGAAATTCCTCTTTGAATTATTTACTGTAGCTTGGCCCTGTTAATTCATTACTGAACTACTAATCACAGAGCTGAAAGCGTAATAGGGAGGAAACAGCCGTCTTTCACTGGACCCTTCATGTTCCAACACAAActtttaaaggaaaggaaaggaaaggaggtgaagtgaggccaagtatggtgacccataataggaatttgtgctctgcatttaacccatccaagtgcacacacacacacacacacacacacacacaatagtgaacacacacacacacacacacacacacacacacacacacacaatagtgaacacacacacacacacacacacacacacacacacacacacacaatagtgaacacacacacacacacacacacacacacacaatagtgaacacacacacacacacacacgcacagtagtgaacacacacacacacacacacacacacacacacacacaatagtgaacacacacacacacacacacacacacacacacacacaatagtgaacacacacacacacacacacacacacacacacacacacacacacacacacacacacaatagtgaacacacacacacacacacacacacacaatagtgaacacacacacacacacacacacacacacacacacacaatagtgaacacacacacacacacacacacacacacagtagtgaacacacacaatagtgaacacacacacacacacacacacacacacacacacacacacacacacacacacacacacaatatatattaATTCAACATTTGTATAACATGAAATGTGATCGATGTGTGGAAAATCACATAACTGCACATTCTTTGGGATCCAGAGTCTTGTGTGAAGGTTCCAATAACTAGCACTTGtgtttagacatattttaataaaacaatgtgtTGTGGGGAAATATGGAACTGTCATCTGCATAACAGTGAAATATAATGATAAAGTCACATTCAAGGGGAAAAGCAGAGGACCTAATCCTGAGCCCTGGGGAACACCACACTTGTGTTTTCTCAGAGAAGCTGTTATTCTGCAAACCAgttgaaaaaataatattttagtcaTGAATGGTTGGTTTTGATTctttaaatgtctgaaatgttTGGATGCCTTTTGCTTTGTGCCATTCAACTGGTGTTCATTTCTGTCTTATTGCCTTAGATCTGATGCCGCTAAAAGAGGAGCATGAAGTACTGAACGAAGGGGGAGAGAATGATCAGTTTAAGAGAGAAAAATCTCCGAGGAGCTCACAGGCTGAAAAGACTAGAGGTCATTTgacctgctctcagtgtggacagAGGTTCAGTCAACCTGATCAGCTTCAAGCCCACATGGAAACCCACAccagagagaagccttacacctgcccaAAGTGTGGCAAGAGTTTCGCTCGAAACATAAGCCTTCGAATCCACATGGCCAGTCACGCcgaagagaagccttacacctgcccaAAGTGTGGCAAGAGTTTCGCTCTAACTAGAAACCTTAGGATGCACATGAAAAAGCACACTAAAGGGAAGCGTGTCTCCTGCCAAGAGTGTGGCAAGAGTTTCACTCAAGCTAGCAACCTGAGATCGCACATGAGAGCTCATAATAAGGAGAGGCCTTTCTCATGCCAGCAGTGTGGGAAGAGCTTTAAAGAAGAGCGGAGCCTCATGTACCACATTCAcgctcacaccggagagaagccgtacaaatgcgatcagtgtggaaagtgcTTCAGGCAAAAAGAAGCCCGTAATCACCACATGAAGCTGCACTCAGGACAGAACCAGTTGGTATGTCCACAGTGTGGATTGAGCTTTGCTGATAAGGCAGGCCTTAAAGTACACATGAGACGTCACAGCGGAGAGAAGCCCTACACTTGCCCTCAGTGCGGAGAGAGCTTCATGTACAAAAACACTCTGGACTCCCACTTAATAAGTCACACGGGCAAGAGCCCTTTCACCTGCAAAGAGTGCGGGAAGGTCCTCCGATGCAAATCTAACCTGGAGACTCACATGCTCCTCCACACCGAAGAGAAGCCGTTCTCCTGCGATCAGTGTGGAAGCAGCTTCAGACATAAGAGTAGCCTTGATAAACACTTGAGGGATCACACGGGAGAGAAGGGCTTTCCCTGTCCACACTGCGGGAAGTTTTTCAGCCAGAAAGGAAGCCTCAAGACCCACGTGAGAATCCACACGGGAGAGAAGCCCTACACCTGCAAACAGTGCGGAGAGAGTTTCATGTATAAGAGAAGTCTTCACAAACACATGACCGCTCACACGGGCAAGAGCCCTTTCACCTGCAAAGAGTGCGGGAAGGGCTTCACAGGCAAAGGCGGCCTCACGTATCACATGCTCATCCACGCCGGGAAGAAGTCCCTCAAGTGCGAgcagtgcggaaagagtttcaggCATAAGATAACACTCAATAGACACTTGAAGAAGGGTCACTCCAAAGAGGACCACTTTAAGATGCAGAAGAAAAGAGCGGAACCTANNNNNNNNNNNNNNNNNNNNNNNNNNNNNNNNNNNNNNNNNNNNNNNNNNNNNNNNNNNNNNNNNNNNNNNNNNNNNNNNNNNNNNNNNNNNNNNNNNNNNNNNNNNNNNNNNNNNNNNNNNNNNNNNNNNNNNNNNNNNNNNNNNNNNNNNNNNNNNNNNNNNNNNNNNNNNNNNNNNNNNNNNNNNNNNNNNNNNNNNNNNNNNNNNNNNNNNNNNNNNNNNNNNNNNNNNNNNNNNNNNNNNNNNNNNNNNNNNNNNNNNNNNNNNNNNNNNNNNNNNNNNNNNNNNNNNNNNNNNNNNNNNNNNNNNNNNNNNNNNNNNNNNNNNNNNNNNNNNNNNNNNNNNNNNNNNNNNNNNNNNNNNNNNNNNNNNNNNNNNNNNNNNNNNNNNNNNNNNNNNNNNNNNNNNNNNNNNNNNNNNNNNNNNNNNNNNNNNNNNNNNNNNNNNNNNNNNNNNNNNNNNNNNNNNNNNNNNNNNNNNNNNNNNNNNNNNNNNNNNAAATTAGCCCTCCCTACATCTAACCCTATGTACCCAATAAACACTTTATTCTTAAATACCCGTGAGACACTTTATGTGCGCTTTAATGCCTTTCCAATCTGAAATGTTATGGGAAAGAGAGAAGAACACAAACAAGTTCGGCAAAAGGCGTATTCTAAACAGATTCAATTTAATCTTTTATTCACTTACACATTAGCACTGCCAAAAGTAGTGTGTTAATGCAtgtgattcatttttttttacccggGTAACGCAAGGGTTGGAGCTAGGATTGGATaccccactcacaactgctgcttctgtctggCCTTATGTCAGTAAAAACAAATGTATCTGTCCCGTCAGCCATTGCGTAATGATTGATCACTATGACCAGCATCTATTTGCAGCTTTATTAGACACATAGTCAGACAGTGGTCAAAGCACAGGCAACTGAGAGCAGAGCAGGGCAGACAGAATCGTGAATATTAAACAGACGTGAGGTTCGGGCCATGCGGCAATCAAACATAGAGCTGAGACAGGCTAAGGTCAAGGCAGGCAGCAAACAACAACGGTAATCCAAGAGGAAACAATAGTCCAGGAGTT
Proteins encoded in this region:
- the LOC141332949 gene encoding uncharacterized protein — encoded protein: MAFVKQETEDIRIDQVFSLKQEDAEEQTDLMPLKEEHEVLNEGGENDQFKREKSPRSSQAEKTRGHLTCSQCGQRFSQPDQLQAHMETHTREKPYTCPKCGKSFARNISLRIHMASHAEEKPYTCPKCGKSFALTRNLRMHMKKHTKGKRVSCQECGKSFTQASNLRSHMRAHNKERPFSCQQCGKSFKEERSLMYHIHAHTGEKPYKCDQCGKCFRQKEARNHHMKLHSGQNQLVCPQCGLSFADKAGLKVHMRRHSGEKPYTCPQCGESFMYKNTLDSHLISHTGKSPFTCKECGKVLRCKSNLETHMLLHTEEKPFSCDQCGSSFRHKSSLDKHLRDHTGEKGFPCPHCGKFFSQKGSLKTHVRIHTGEKPYTCKQCGESFMYKRSLHKHMTAHTGKSPFTCKECGKGFTGKGGLTYHMLIHAGKKSLKCEQCGKSFRHKITLNRHLKKGHSKEDHFKMQKKRAE